The genomic region GCGCTGGTGCTGGGTGGCGCATTGGGCAACTTGTACGACCGTATTGCGCTGGGCCATGTGATCGACTTTATTCTGGTGCATTGGCAGAACCGCTGGTACTTCCCGGCGTTCAACTTTGCCGACAGCGCCATCACCGTCGGTGCAATCATGCTGGCGTTGGATATGTTCAAAAGTAAGAAAACCGGAGAGACCGTTCATGACTGAACAGGTATTGGCTGAGCAACGCATCGGCCAGAACACGGAAGTCACTTTGCATTTCGCATTGCGCCTGGAGAATGGCGACACGGTCGACAGCACCTTCGACAAGGCCCCGGCGACCTTCAAGGTCGGCGACGGCAACCTGCTGCCGGGTTTCGAAGCGGCACTGTTCGGTTTCAAGGCCGGCGACAAGCGCAACCTGCAGATCCTGCCGGAAAACGCCTTTGGCCAGCCCAACCCGCAAAACGTGCAGATCATCCCGCGTTCGCAGTTCCAGGACATGGAGCTGTCGGAAGGCTTGCTGGTGATCTTCAACGATGCGGCGAATACCGAACTGCCGGGTGTGGTGAAGGCCTTTGATGACGCGCAAGTGACCATCGATTTCAACCACCC from Pseudomonas yamanorum harbors:
- the fkpB gene encoding FKBP-type peptidyl-prolyl cis-trans isomerase — translated: MAEQRIGQNTEVTLHFALRLENGDTVDSTFDKAPATFKVGDGNLLPGFEAALFGFKAGDKRNLQILPENAFGQPNPQNVQIIPRSQFQDMELSEGLLVIFNDAANTELPGVVKAFDDAQVTIDFNHPLAGKTLTFDVEIIDVKAL